The Dermacentor silvarum isolate Dsil-2018 chromosome 11, BIME_Dsil_1.4, whole genome shotgun sequence region GCTGCAGCTAACTTCTGCTTAATAATTCTCAGTCATTCACGAACGATGCCTCGCCTTTAGGCAGCGCACGGATTTTTCTCGATTTTCGCAATGCAGTTTGTTATTTGGAAGATGCCACCATGCTTGCATGCCTTGAAAGCAATATGCGATGCTTGTTAATTGCTCCTTTAACGAACACATCATTCTACACACTATCGGACATTGAGTTCTGAACGACATTACATGTATCAAATGATGCAAATAAGCTTTTAAAAGTTCTACACACAACCTTTACATTCCCCATGGTTTATAAATGAGAAAAATATTCGGTATTCGATTCGGTGCCCAAAAGCTGTTTTCTCGAGTATACGTATTCCATTTGATTCTATAATTTTACTATTCGAACACTCCCAATGTGTTGGTTTCTATTCTGCGCCGCGCACAAAATTTTAACCGTTTTGCTGCTCGTTGCAAGCTTCCTACGAGTTTTATTGCTTACCTTGGGATCATGGTTCCCGACTCCAACGTTAATCCTGCCCGTGTTTTCAACGAGAATCGTGATGTTCTCTCCTTGCCTCGCGACCACCGGCGCGCTGTGCACGGCCGAATGACTGTCGATTACCGCTCGACTCTGCGCGGTCATCACGTAGCCCCTGTCCTTGATCCCGGGAACATGCAGAATAGCCGGGCTCTTGGGGCGAAATGGCACTCTCGTCCTGTACAGCACGTAACCGTAGGCTGCACCGAGGTCTTCGAATGTCTTCGGGTACTCGGACGTCGCCGTCTCGACGAACCCGTCTTGACGAAAGAATTCCTGTATCTTGTGCAGCGACGCGCAATGCGGAACGTTCACGGAGCCGAGTTTGAGCTTGGGGGCCGGAACCGGAAGCGTGCCGTTTGGAAGCGGCAAATAGCGTCCTACGATGTCTCTTATGTTGAAGTAGCTCTCCGCGGGGTCGCCGGCCTCCGTCAGCGGAGCTCCATAGTCGTAGCTCGTCGTCTGAGGGGTCGGACTGGCGCCGTTCGTGAAGCCGAAGTTTGTACCGCCGTGGAACATGTAAAGATTCACCGACGCGTTGTGGAACAGGATCTCCTCGAACGTCTTCAGCATCGCGCGCTGGCCTACTTTCGCGTGCGGGACACCCCAGAGGTCGAGCCATCCGGGATAGTACTCGGTAACGACGAGAGGTCCGCGTCCCATCGCCCTCCTCACGATTGAAAACATTTCCGTGACGTTCGCGGTGGCACCAAAGTCGGCGGTCGGTAGCGTTCCGGGCACCCTGTCGCACTCGTAGACGGCGTCGCCTGGCGTGTCCGTCCTGAACAGCACGACGTCTTGGCCGAGGTAGCGCGTGAAGAGGCTGACGAGTTGCCGCATGTAATGCTTGTCGCAGGTGACGTACTGGCCGTACTCGTTCTCAACTTGCAGGGCGATGATGGGACCGCCGTTCTTGTACAGGTACGGCTCTACCATTCGTAGCAGCACGTCGAACCACTTCTCTACGCGAGACGTGTAAGATGGGTCCGAACTCCTGTATTGCATTTGCGGGTTAAGCCTAAGCAGCCAGTACGGCAAGCCGCCGTTGTCTCTCTCGGCGCATATGAAGGGGCCCGGCCTGAGTATCACGAGCAACCCGACGTCGTTCGCGGTGTCCAGAAAGGCCTTGAGATCGTAGTTGCCTTCGAAGTTGAAAGTTCCTGGTTCCGGTTCGTGGCCGCTCCATTCCACGTACGTCTGGAGAGCGTTGAGGCCGGCGAGTCTCATTTTTTCCATGCGGTCTCTCCAGTACTCCCTGGGGACGCGGAAGTAGTGCAAGGATCCAGAAATGTACCGGAAGGGGTGACCATCCTTCAGGAAGCGATCGTTGACGTAGTCGACTGTGAAAGACCTCGCGGTCCCGGCACCGTCGGTGCGGAGGGTCAAGGCCGTCACGAAAAGCAGCACGAGGAATACGCGACCCATGCCGCTGCAGATTTGCGAGCCGTCTTGTCCACTTAAACTCCGAGAACGCTGCGCGTGGTTGAACACGACGCCGGCGTATCTCCTGCGTTATCGGCCTCGGCGTGGCCGCGTTCCAGGATGTAGTGTCGACAGAGAAACCGGCACTCTTACAAAAGAAACATGTTTTGCTATATCACGGCGTACTTTAGGCGGTGCCTGCGATAAAAGCAACTGCTCTCTTTTTTCAGGTGGAAGAGGCTGTTGTTATGAGGAAGTGTGTATGTGCACAGTAATGGGAACTCGAGGTCTATATGAAAGGGTGGAAGGAAGATATCGCACTTCGCGTATCGCATCGGGAACGGTAATAGCGAAAAATAAGGAAAGCAGAGCTCACCGTGGCATTAACGTCGCTACGGTTACCTCGCCTGCTCGCCTGTGCCATATGACCACCGCTAGCACGTACGCTCTTAAGCAAAAGTACACGACCACAGGCTTGTCGGAAAAAACTTAATTTATTCGTAATTCAGGCGCACGAATTGAAATTGATTGTCACCGATTATAAGATCAGGGACAAGACACACTTCAAGGAGGACGGAATATGGCTGGCTCACAAATGAAACGCTTATTCAAAGTAGGTCATCCGTATGCTGAGCTATGAAATCGACCACTACTGTCGTGTCTGTTTCTCCTACACCAAAAGTGACAGTTGCGCTGTCGCGTCCTCGTGACGTGATTCTAATTGTCGCTTTCCTTAAGGCATGTCAGGTTTTCAAGTTTAGAAGTGAAGCTGGCGTTGCGctaaacgtgtttttttttattttttttttttttttgtaactgatCAGTTATAACCTTCAACAGacatttaacaaaaaaaaagtttttttgtttattttcgtGCCTTTGCTTTTTCTCTAGGCTACTCCTTCCGTGTTGCGTTTCCCCTTactttcccccagtgtagggtagcaaaccagaatgtcttccggttaacctccctgcctttcccaccccgtcaCCAATGGCCATGTCGTGCTTCTGTTCTTGTCGATATGCAGTTCAATATTCAGTCCACAGCGAGTAGCTGCATAAATAGCGTAATAGGTGACTGAGCGAACAGGGGAGAGTGTCAAAACATCCTGATGTTTCGCATCCATTTCGCACCCGGCCTTCTGCGTCATGCATGACGTCATTGCGCATGTACATTCTAGGAAACTAAATAGAAACTGGCACATAAGAAAGCTATAACATTAAATAGTTACCGCACTTTGATGCTTACCAGTATTTTTTATACGTTTTCGAGGTCTGGCACCTCCAATTAacgcaataaaagaaatgaaaagtcgGAAGTTTAATGTCAGTGTTCCTTTATATATTAACTCTTCGAGGTACAACCTGAGCTGCATCAACTACGCATTTGGTGTTCTGAAACTTTGTCTTGACCTCTACGAGCCAATTGCAGTCTTATTTCAGCTTGATCTGTGATGTActaacgtacacccgtgagcaaaagtatacggaccaggagTTGCGCGATCAAGCCGATTATTTCCTCTGCATTTAAACGCAACTTctaattgaggactgcagtccaaacttggcattgcaaacttttcagtgtactcgtcaattccaatttatgcttgttaattacgaagaaatgaAGTTTTTTTGGTGACTCTGTGGTCTGTATACATTTGCTCGCGGGTGTACATACAGGTAGCTTCATGTCGGTCACTTTCTTCCATGGTGGAGCACGAAGTGTGACTAAACCTTAGCCTCATATCTCCGCTTTTCCCGTTGGTGATGTATGGTTCTTGTAGGCTGAATAACTTTTGCAGTTGTCTCTGCAGGTGAAGTCTCCCGCGATAATTTAAATAGGTAATGGTTCTACCTGACAATTTGTTTAAGCAAACTTCGCACTTCACAGCGGAGCCggagaaaaaaacaagaactaCCTTTATTTAACCTCATTCCTTTTTATAtaattcctttctctctctttatcgaCACATAGTCAGAGCTCCTAGAAATAAGCTCTTACACCCGCTTTATGCTTTGTCGATGGGCACTTGGTTCGACTCTTTATTCGTTTACGCTTTGCCTTTATTGTTCATTTGCgctattcttccttttttttttttttttgcttcaccacCAGTGATAATCATCTGAAGTAGCAGACAATGCAATGTAGTACGGTACGCCTCTCAAGTTTACGATTGCAATCCGTCGCTCTCGCCTCTCTATATGAAGCTCGTGCCGATCTAGCGGGCCCTACAAGAAGCACTCGGCCGCTGTAAAACGTAGCTGCACTCGTACGCAAAAACGCTCGAAACGAGACGCGTGAATCTCTATCCCCCGAAGGGCACCGTGTCGCCAGGGATGGGACCGTCAATGTAGGGCACATCTACGAAGCTAACGGTCCGGTTGCCTGGCGGCGTGAACTCCGTCTCGAAGAGCAGGATTGTGTTCTTCTGCGGGTATGGACGCAACAACACACCGGGAACGTACAGAGTCACCTGCGAGGATTGAATAAATGTTGAAAAACTAGCGTTATCAACGAAATAACAAGCTGTACGTTCGAGCTAGTCGCATAAATTTCAGCATGTTGAACCTTGGACGTTATTGATTGTTTGCAACGCCTTTAAGATATAGTAAgtgaagagagagggagagaaaatgCAAGGGCCACTTAGTTATCTCTACGTGGATAAATGCtgttgcacaaaagaaaaaaatggattGTGATCACCGCTCGATGCTTATACATTATGCCACTACGCAAGGTCTTAggttctactcccaccaaagttcgagagttcgactcccaacaaaggt contains the following coding sequences:
- the LOC119432369 gene encoding beta-galactosidase-like, with amino-acid sequence MGRVFLVLLFVTALTLRTDGAGTARSFTVDYVNDRFLKDGHPFRYISGSLHYFRVPREYWRDRMEKMRLAGLNALQTYVEWSGHEPEPGTFNFEGNYDLKAFLDTANDVGLLVILRPGPFICAERDNGGLPYWLLRLNPQMQYRSSDPSYTSRVEKWFDVLLRMVEPYLYKNGGPIIALQVENEYGQYVTCDKHYMRQLVSLFTRYLGQDVVLFRTDTPGDAVYECDRVPGTLPTADFGATANVTEMFSIVRRAMGRGPLVVTEYYPGWLDLWGVPHAKVGQRAMLKTFEEILFHNASVNLYMFHGGTNFGFTNGASPTPQTTSYDYGAPLTEAGDPAESYFNIRDIVGRYLPLPNGTLPVPAPKLKLGSVNVPHCASLHKIQEFFRQDGFVETATSEYPKTFEDLGAAYGYVLYRTRVPFRPKSPAILHVPGIKDRGYVMTAQSRAVIDSHSAVHSAPVVARQGENITILVENTGRINVGVGNHDPKGILSNVTLDKRALLGWTMEPVPVSNPDAMRDLNEALHSATHESRCSAPGVFYGFFVVPYLEDNVPDTFLDTTGWGKGVAFVNGFNLGRYWPSMGPQVTLYVPGVLLQPFPSQNTILLFETESPPEGARTVRFVDVPNIDGPVPEGSMRSRMM